From one Rhineura floridana isolate rRhiFlo1 chromosome 4, rRhiFlo1.hap2, whole genome shotgun sequence genomic stretch:
- the KCNG3 gene encoding potassium voltage-gated channel subfamily G member 3 isoform X1 → MNFGRGGPSVVVLNVGGTRYSFSWEVLKDFPLRRVSRLHGCLSEQDVLEVCDDYDRERNEYFFDRHSEAFGFIMLYVRYGHLRFVPHMCELSFYNEMIYWGLESSHLDYCCQRRLDDRMSDTYTFYSAEDLQAEPAGGWSSSSTSSSKSSYHPQSRGGAEEGEADKGSSRAAPPPGTEKKWLERMRRTFEEPTSSLAAQILATVSILFVIISMVVLCASTMPEWRAAENRSMEEQSRYTADSIREPSGIIEAICIGWFTAECIVRFIISKDKCEFVKRPLNVIDLLAITPYYISVLMTVFTGENSQLQRAGVTLRVLRMMRIFWVIKLARHFIGLQTLGLTLKRCYREMVMLLVFVCVAMAIFSALAQLLEHGLKLGKPNEGYASIPAACWWVIISMTTVGYGDVCPITIPGRILGGICVVSGIVLLALPITFIYHSFVQCYHELKFRSARFSRSLSAEFLN, encoded by the exons ATGAACTTTGGCCGGGGGGGCCCGTCGGTGGTGGTGTTGAACGTGGGGGGCACCCGGTACTCCTTCTCATGGGAGGTACTGAAGGACTTCCCTTTGCGCCGGGTGAGCCGCTTGCACGGCTGCCTGTCGGAGCAGGACGTGCTGGAGGTGTGCGACGACTACGATCGCGAGCGGAACGAGTACTTCTTCGACCGGCACTCGGAAGCCTTTGGCTTCATCATGCTCTACGTGCGCTACGGCCACCTGCGCTTCGTGCCCCACATGTGCGAGCTCTCCTTCTACAACGAGATGATCTACTGGGGCTTGGAGTCCTCCCACCTCGACTACTGCTGCCAGCGCCGCCTGGACGACCGCATGTCCGATACCTACACCTTCTACTCGGCCGAAGATCTCCAGGCGGAGCCCGCCGGAggctggagcagcagcagcacgagcagcagcaaaagcagtTACCACCCCCAGAGCCGAGGCGGAGCCGAAGAAGGAGAAGCCGACAAGGGCAGCAGCCGCGCAGCGCCCCCGCCCGGCACCGAGAAAAAGTGGCTGGAGAGGATGAGGAGGACTTTTGAGGAGCCCACCTCTTCCCTCGCCGCCCAGATCCTGGCCACGGTCTCCATCCTCTTTGTCATCATCTCCATGGTGGTGCTGTGTGCCAGCACCATGCCCGAGTGGAGGGCAGCAGAGAATCGAAGcatggaggagcaaagcaggtacACAGCAGACTCAATCAGGGAGCCTTCAGG GATAATTGAAGCAATCTGCATAGGCTGGTTCACTGCAGAGTGCATTGTGAGGTTCATCATCTCCAAAGACAAGTGTGAGTTTGTCAAGAGGCCCCTGAACGTCATTGACTTGCTGGCAATAACTCCCTACTACATCTCTGTGCTGATGACAGTTTTTACAGGGGAGAATTCTCAGCTCCAGAGGGCTGGAGTCACTTTGAGGGTCCTGAGAATGATGAGGATTTTTTGGGTGATTAAACTTGCCCGTCACTTCATTGGCCTTCAGACACTTGGCCTGACTCTAAAGCGATGCTATAGGGAGATGGTGATGCTGCTCGTCTTTGTCTGTGTTGCTATGGCAATTTTCAGCGCACTTGCCCAGCTCCTTGAACATGGGCTGAAATTAGGGAAGCCCAATGAAGGCTATGCAAGCATCCCAGCTGCTTGCTGGTGGGTGATCATCTCTATGACCACTGTTGGTTACGGTGACGTATGCCCCATCACAATACCTGGAAGGATTCTTGGAGGGATTTGTGTGGTCAGTGGGATTGTTTTGCTGGCCCTGCCTATTACTTTCATATATCACAGCTTCGTGCAGTGTTACCATGAGCTCAAGTTCCGGTCTGCTAGGTTCAGTAGGAGCCTCTCTGCCGAATTCTTAAATTAA
- the KCNG3 gene encoding potassium voltage-gated channel subfamily G member 3 isoform X2, whose amino-acid sequence MNFGRGGPSVVVLNVGGTRYSFSWEVLKDFPLRRVSRLHGCLSEQDVLEVCDDYDRERNEYFFDRHSEAFGFIMLYVRYGHLRFVPHMCELSFYNEMIYWGLESSHLDYCCQRRLDDRMSDTYTFYSAEDLQAEPAGGWSSSSTSSSKSSYHPQSRGGAEEGEADKGSSRAAPPPGTEKKWLERMRRTFEEPTSSLAAQILATVSILFVIISMVVLCASTMPEWRAAENRSMEEQSRIIEAICIGWFTAECIVRFIISKDKCEFVKRPLNVIDLLAITPYYISVLMTVFTGENSQLQRAGVTLRVLRMMRIFWVIKLARHFIGLQTLGLTLKRCYREMVMLLVFVCVAMAIFSALAQLLEHGLKLGKPNEGYASIPAACWWVIISMTTVGYGDVCPITIPGRILGGICVVSGIVLLALPITFIYHSFVQCYHELKFRSARFSRSLSAEFLN is encoded by the exons ATGAACTTTGGCCGGGGGGGCCCGTCGGTGGTGGTGTTGAACGTGGGGGGCACCCGGTACTCCTTCTCATGGGAGGTACTGAAGGACTTCCCTTTGCGCCGGGTGAGCCGCTTGCACGGCTGCCTGTCGGAGCAGGACGTGCTGGAGGTGTGCGACGACTACGATCGCGAGCGGAACGAGTACTTCTTCGACCGGCACTCGGAAGCCTTTGGCTTCATCATGCTCTACGTGCGCTACGGCCACCTGCGCTTCGTGCCCCACATGTGCGAGCTCTCCTTCTACAACGAGATGATCTACTGGGGCTTGGAGTCCTCCCACCTCGACTACTGCTGCCAGCGCCGCCTGGACGACCGCATGTCCGATACCTACACCTTCTACTCGGCCGAAGATCTCCAGGCGGAGCCCGCCGGAggctggagcagcagcagcacgagcagcagcaaaagcagtTACCACCCCCAGAGCCGAGGCGGAGCCGAAGAAGGAGAAGCCGACAAGGGCAGCAGCCGCGCAGCGCCCCCGCCCGGCACCGAGAAAAAGTGGCTGGAGAGGATGAGGAGGACTTTTGAGGAGCCCACCTCTTCCCTCGCCGCCCAGATCCTGGCCACGGTCTCCATCCTCTTTGTCATCATCTCCATGGTGGTGCTGTGTGCCAGCACCATGCCCGAGTGGAGGGCAGCAGAGAATCGAAGcatggaggagcaaagcag GATAATTGAAGCAATCTGCATAGGCTGGTTCACTGCAGAGTGCATTGTGAGGTTCATCATCTCCAAAGACAAGTGTGAGTTTGTCAAGAGGCCCCTGAACGTCATTGACTTGCTGGCAATAACTCCCTACTACATCTCTGTGCTGATGACAGTTTTTACAGGGGAGAATTCTCAGCTCCAGAGGGCTGGAGTCACTTTGAGGGTCCTGAGAATGATGAGGATTTTTTGGGTGATTAAACTTGCCCGTCACTTCATTGGCCTTCAGACACTTGGCCTGACTCTAAAGCGATGCTATAGGGAGATGGTGATGCTGCTCGTCTTTGTCTGTGTTGCTATGGCAATTTTCAGCGCACTTGCCCAGCTCCTTGAACATGGGCTGAAATTAGGGAAGCCCAATGAAGGCTATGCAAGCATCCCAGCTGCTTGCTGGTGGGTGATCATCTCTATGACCACTGTTGGTTACGGTGACGTATGCCCCATCACAATACCTGGAAGGATTCTTGGAGGGATTTGTGTGGTCAGTGGGATTGTTTTGCTGGCCCTGCCTATTACTTTCATATATCACAGCTTCGTGCAGTGTTACCATGAGCTCAAGTTCCGGTCTGCTAGGTTCAGTAGGAGCCTCTCTGCCGAATTCTTAAATTAA